Proteins encoded in a region of the Streptomyces sp. NBC_00513 genome:
- a CDS encoding serine/threonine-protein kinase, giving the protein MEPLDPADPHRIGPYRLLSRLGAGGTGQVYLARSDRGRTVAVKLVHPDLALREEFRVRFRQEVAAARRVGGDWTAPVLDADTEARVPWFATGHVAGPSLRRAVARDFGPLPARTVRILATGLAYALRDIHRAGLIHRDLNPSNVLLTLDGPRVIGIGIARAPHDPDAPDGPDASDQGLTRPGVLVGSPGFMAPEQVRGEPVTPACDVFRLGAVLAYAATGRLPFGDTQQPGGAAGLLLRVAEAEADLAGVTADLLDLVRACLLKDPAARPTSAEVSARVGAGDTVADGRALEPWLPTPLVALLGRHAVALLDREDAGPDRPPPPRPAHPPAYGAGEGAVHAAGEGARDGAGERAHDGAADFGASGFGAAGFGAAPGPVLPPTLGAVYGAAYGPVPGQSPAPPPRPHRAPGARPRRASTAFLAAVAAVVAVASGATVHTVMSADPGAVSPVARPVASGAGAAPSAAAAPRTGTADTGTADTGAGADTDTAGTDTAGTDTAGTETAGTGSAAAGPATAALPDSYAGAWRATSGTATWHLTLTPGAVGDPVMNLRVEDPGYSCTWRATLLGGGDAVELAASTVTSGAPATCAPGGVSRLRLLPDGSLRRELTGSAIPPLRYERG; this is encoded by the coding sequence ATGGAACCACTCGACCCCGCCGACCCCCACCGCATCGGCCCCTACCGTCTGCTCTCCCGGCTCGGCGCCGGCGGCACGGGTCAGGTCTACCTCGCCCGTTCCGACCGCGGTCGCACCGTCGCGGTCAAGCTCGTCCATCCCGACCTCGCCCTCCGCGAGGAGTTCCGCGTCAGGTTCCGGCAGGAGGTCGCCGCCGCCCGCCGTGTCGGCGGCGACTGGACCGCTCCCGTCCTCGACGCCGACACGGAGGCCCGGGTGCCCTGGTTCGCCACCGGCCACGTCGCCGGCCCCAGCCTGCGCCGGGCCGTGGCCCGGGACTTCGGGCCGCTGCCGGCTCGTACCGTACGGATCCTCGCGACCGGCCTCGCGTACGCCCTCCGGGACATCCACCGCGCCGGGCTGATCCACCGCGACCTGAACCCCTCCAACGTGCTGCTCACGCTCGACGGCCCCCGCGTCATCGGCATCGGCATCGCCCGGGCGCCGCACGATCCGGATGCCCCGGACGGCCCGGACGCCTCCGATCAAGGTCTCACCCGGCCGGGGGTCCTCGTCGGCTCCCCCGGCTTCATGGCTCCCGAACAGGTGCGCGGCGAGCCGGTCACGCCGGCCTGTGACGTGTTCCGCCTGGGCGCGGTCCTGGCGTACGCGGCCACCGGCCGACTGCCCTTCGGGGACACGCAACAGCCCGGCGGCGCGGCCGGGTTACTCCTGCGCGTCGCCGAAGCGGAAGCCGACCTGGCCGGCGTGACCGCCGATCTGCTCGACCTCGTACGGGCCTGCCTGCTCAAGGATCCGGCCGCGCGGCCGACGTCCGCGGAAGTGTCGGCCCGGGTCGGCGCCGGGGACACCGTGGCCGACGGGCGGGCCCTGGAGCCGTGGCTGCCGACGCCCTTGGTGGCGTTGCTCGGCCGGCACGCGGTGGCGCTCCTCGACCGCGAGGACGCCGGCCCGGACCGACCGCCACCCCCGAGGCCCGCACACCCGCCGGCGTACGGGGCGGGCGAGGGGGCGGTCCATGCGGCCGGTGAGGGGGCGCGCGACGGGGCAGGCGAGCGGGCGCACGATGGGGCGGCGGACTTCGGGGCGTCGGGGTTCGGGGCGGCGGGGTTCGGGGCGGCGCCCGGGCCGGTGCTCCCGCCGACGCTGGGGGCGGTGTACGGAGCGGCGTACGGGCCCGTACCCGGGCAGTCCCCGGCGCCGCCGCCCAGGCCGCACCGCGCGCCCGGGGCCCGACCGCGCCGCGCCTCGACGGCCTTCCTGGCGGCGGTGGCGGCGGTCGTCGCCGTCGCGTCGGGGGCCACGGTTCACACGGTGATGAGCGCGGATCCCGGGGCTGTTTCGCCCGTCGCCCGACCGGTGGCGAGCGGTGCCGGCGCCGCGCCGTCCGCGGCCGCCGCCCCGAGGACCGGCACCGCGGATACCGGCACCGCGGATACCGGCGCCGGCGCGGACACCGACACTGCGGGCACCGACACTGCGGGCACCGACACTGCGGGCACCGAGACTGCGGGCACCGGCAGTGCCGCGGCCGGACCCGCGACGGCGGCGCTGCCCGATTCCTACGCCGGCGCCTGGCGGGCGACGTCCGGGACCGCAACCTGGCACCTCACCCTGACCCCCGGCGCGGTCGGCGACCCCGTCATGAACCTCCGGGTCGAGGACCCGGGCTACTCCTGCACTTGGCGGGCCACCCTCCTCGGCGGTGGCGACGCGGTGGAACTGGCCGCCTCGACCGTCACCTCCGGAGCCCCTGCGACCTGCGCCCCCGGCGGGGTCAGTCGGCTCCGGTTGCTGCCCGACGGAAGCCTTCGGCGTGAGTTGACGGGGTCCGCGATCCCCCCTCTCAGGTATGAGAGGGGGTAG
- a CDS encoding aspartate aminotransferase family protein, translated as MTPHVTGASVKAADRAHVFHSWSAQALIDPLAIAGAEGSYFWDYDGNRFLDFSSQLVNTNIGHQHPKVVAAIQEQAARLCTLAPGFAVDVRSEAARLIAERTPGDLDKIFFTNGGAEAVENAVRMARLHTGRQKVLSTYRSYHGATAAAINLTGDPRRWPSDTAAAGVVHFWGPFLYRSPFHATTEAEECARALTHLADTIAFEGPATIAAIILESVPGTAGIMTPPPGYLAGVRELCDRNGIVFILDEVMSGFGRTGKWFAADHWDVTPDLITFAKGVNSGYVPLGGVAISAAIAETFATRPYPGGLTYSGHPLACAAAVATINAMEEEDVVGNAARIGERVIGPALAEMAERHPSVGEVRGLGAFWALELVRDKSTREPLVPYNAAGADNAPMAEFAAACKASGLWPFVNMNRTHVVPPCTITETEAKEGLALLDAALEVADRHTVDA; from the coding sequence ATGACCCCTCATGTCACCGGCGCCTCCGTCAAGGCCGCCGACCGCGCCCACGTCTTCCACTCCTGGTCCGCCCAGGCCCTGATCGACCCGCTCGCCATTGCCGGGGCCGAGGGGTCGTACTTCTGGGACTACGACGGCAACCGCTTCCTCGACTTCTCCTCCCAACTGGTGAACACCAACATCGGCCACCAGCACCCCAAGGTCGTCGCCGCGATCCAGGAGCAGGCCGCCCGGCTCTGCACCCTCGCGCCCGGCTTCGCCGTCGACGTCCGCTCCGAGGCCGCACGCCTCATCGCCGAGCGGACCCCCGGCGACCTCGACAAGATCTTCTTCACCAACGGCGGCGCCGAGGCCGTGGAGAACGCCGTACGCATGGCCCGGCTGCACACCGGCCGTCAGAAGGTGCTGTCCACCTACCGCTCCTACCACGGGGCCACGGCCGCCGCGATCAACCTCACCGGCGACCCGCGCCGCTGGCCCTCGGACACCGCCGCGGCCGGCGTCGTGCACTTCTGGGGTCCGTTCCTCTACCGCTCGCCCTTCCACGCCACCACCGAGGCCGAGGAGTGCGCCCGCGCCCTGACCCACCTCGCCGACACCATCGCCTTCGAGGGCCCGGCGACCATCGCCGCGATCATCCTGGAGAGCGTCCCCGGCACCGCCGGGATCATGACCCCGCCGCCGGGGTACCTGGCCGGCGTCCGCGAGCTCTGCGACCGCAACGGCATCGTCTTCATCCTCGACGAGGTCATGTCGGGCTTCGGCAGGACCGGCAAGTGGTTCGCCGCCGACCACTGGGACGTCACCCCCGACCTGATCACCTTCGCCAAGGGCGTGAACAGCGGCTACGTGCCGCTCGGTGGCGTGGCCATCTCGGCCGCCATCGCCGAGACTTTCGCCACGCGCCCCTACCCGGGCGGCCTGACGTACTCCGGCCACCCCCTGGCCTGCGCCGCCGCCGTCGCGACGATCAACGCGATGGAGGAGGAGGACGTCGTCGGGAACGCCGCCCGGATCGGGGAGCGGGTGATCGGACCGGCGCTCGCCGAGATGGCCGAGCGGCACCCCTCGGTCGGGGAGGTCCGGGGGCTGGGCGCGTTCTGGGCGCTGGAGCTCGTACGGGACAAGTCGACGCGGGAGCCGCTGGTTCCGTACAACGCGGCCGGTGCGGACAACGCGCCGATGGCCGAGTTCGCGGCCGCCTGCAAGGCGTCCGGTCTGTGGCCTTTTGTCAACATGAACCGGACACATGTCGTGCCTCCGTGCACGATCACGGAAACCGAGGCCAAGGAGGGTCTGGCCCTGCTGGACGCGGCGCTGGAGGTGGCCGACCGGCACACGGTCGACGCGTAG
- a CDS encoding GntR family transcriptional regulator: MPGSGAVTRNTLRRQIADALRDEVLAGRLPPGTEFTVKQIAEQYEVSATPVREALVDLSAQGLLESVQHRGFRVRTYSVDDFRGMIEARMLIVDGIFRRLVERGTGPGAGEMLVSVRRRGEEARRAAQSGSLEVLIGYDLRFWRELSGLVGNTYISEFLHRIRVQCWVFSVPHLQGAPDMRSALWDGHRELVEAVTRADATEVRRLVHAYNQHGLDWAAGL; this comes from the coding sequence ATGCCAGGCAGCGGAGCTGTCACCCGCAACACACTTCGCCGGCAGATCGCGGACGCGCTGCGTGACGAGGTGCTGGCGGGCCGCCTGCCCCCGGGGACCGAGTTCACGGTCAAGCAGATCGCCGAGCAGTACGAGGTCTCCGCGACCCCGGTGCGCGAGGCGCTCGTCGACCTCTCGGCGCAGGGGCTGTTGGAGTCCGTGCAACACCGGGGGTTCCGGGTCCGGACCTACTCCGTCGACGACTTCCGGGGCATGATCGAGGCCCGGATGCTGATCGTGGACGGGATATTCCGCCGGCTCGTCGAACGCGGCACCGGACCCGGGGCGGGCGAGATGCTCGTCTCCGTGCGACGCCGGGGCGAAGAGGCGCGACGGGCCGCGCAGAGCGGTTCGCTCGAAGTGCTGATCGGCTACGACCTGCGCTTCTGGCGGGAGTTGAGCGGGCTGGTCGGCAACACCTACATATCCGAGTTCCTGCACCGGATACGCGTGCAGTGCTGGGTCTTCTCCGTCCCCCACCTCCAAGGCGCGCCGGACATGCGCAGCGCCCTGTGGGACGGCCACCGCGAACTGGTGGAGGCGGTCACGCGGGCGGACGCGACGGAGGTGCGCCGACTCGTGCACGCGTACAACCAACACGGCCTGGACTGGGCGGCCGGACTGTAG
- a CDS encoding nuclear transport factor 2 family protein, with the protein MEPLSVVARLWERIEARDWDGVAELIAEDAVIEWPVSGERIVGRANFIAVLSDDADTDEASVEVLRILADGDLVVSEVEIPQDHVVYRAVSLWTVRDGEVVGAREYWTSPGQDPAPRWRAGYVEPLVAD; encoded by the coding sequence ATGGAGCCGTTGAGCGTGGTGGCACGACTGTGGGAGCGGATCGAGGCACGCGACTGGGACGGCGTCGCCGAGTTGATCGCCGAGGACGCGGTCATCGAGTGGCCGGTCAGCGGCGAGCGCATCGTGGGTCGGGCCAACTTCATCGCCGTCCTGAGCGACGACGCCGACACCGACGAGGCCTCCGTGGAGGTCCTGCGCATCCTCGCCGACGGGGACCTCGTCGTCAGCGAGGTGGAGATACCCCAGGACCATGTCGTCTACCGGGCCGTGTCCCTGTGGACCGTCCGGGACGGTGAGGTCGTGGGCGCCAGGGAGTACTGGACCAGCCCCGGACAGGATCCCGCACCACGTTGGCGGGCGGGCTACGTGGAACCCCTGGTGGCGGACTGA
- a CDS encoding DJ-1/PfpI family protein, with protein MSETPRKPVHLAVYDTYADWETGHTTAHLTQRGHEVRTVGATADTPVTTMGGLRVLPDQALADLRPEDSSLLILTGAALWDTGDELAPFAAKAREFLAAGVPVAAICGATAGLARVGLLDGRPHTSGAAEYLGAQPGYGGGANYVEADAVTDGDLITAGPTEPVAFAREVFARLDVYKPDVLDAWYRLFHDSDASAFPVLMAAAEAGDA; from the coding sequence ATGAGCGAGACCCCGCGCAAGCCCGTCCACCTCGCGGTCTACGACACGTACGCGGACTGGGAGACCGGCCACACCACCGCGCACCTCACCCAGCGCGGCCACGAGGTCCGCACGGTCGGCGCCACAGCCGACACTCCGGTCACCACCATGGGCGGCCTCCGCGTCCTGCCCGATCAGGCCCTCGCCGACCTGCGCCCCGAGGACTCCTCCCTGCTCATCCTCACGGGGGCGGCGCTCTGGGACACCGGGGACGAGCTGGCGCCGTTCGCGGCGAAGGCCCGCGAGTTCCTGGCGGCCGGGGTCCCGGTCGCGGCGATCTGCGGAGCCACTGCGGGCCTCGCCCGGGTCGGCCTGCTGGACGGCCGCCCGCACACCAGCGGAGCCGCCGAGTACCTGGGGGCGCAGCCCGGGTACGGGGGCGGCGCGAACTACGTCGAGGCCGACGCGGTCACGGACGGCGACCTGATCACGGCGGGCCCGACCGAGCCGGTGGCATTCGCCCGCGAGGTGTTCGCCCGGCTGGACGTGTACAAGCCCGATGTACTGGACGCCTGGTACCGGCTCTTCCACGACTCGGACGCGAGCGCGTTCCCGGTTCTGATGGCGGCGGCGGAAGCCGGCGATGCCTGA
- a CDS encoding HIT family protein produces MINDDWRKDRIGSAHRGENPTVLRRLDSGFAVVGDRQFLPGYAVLLTDDPAVTRLSDLPPARRIAYLTDLERLAEAVERACARLDPAFRRVNIEILGNTDPYLHAHIWPRYDWEAADIVRLPVWLYEDEEFWRGDRHALAPRHDALRAAIGEELDGLLGRTGQQPGASEQA; encoded by the coding sequence ATGATCAATGACGACTGGCGCAAGGACCGCATCGGCAGCGCGCACCGGGGCGAGAACCCCACCGTGCTCCGCCGCCTCGACTCCGGCTTCGCGGTCGTCGGGGACCGGCAGTTCCTGCCCGGATACGCGGTTCTGCTGACCGACGACCCGGCCGTGACCCGGCTCTCGGACCTGCCCCCGGCACGCCGGATCGCCTACCTCACCGACCTGGAGCGGCTCGCCGAGGCCGTCGAACGCGCCTGCGCGCGCCTCGATCCGGCCTTCCGCCGCGTCAACATCGAGATCCTGGGCAACACCGACCCGTACCTCCACGCCCACATCTGGCCCCGCTACGACTGGGAAGCCGCAGACATCGTCCGACTGCCCGTCTGGCTCTACGAGGACGAGGAGTTCTGGCGCGGCGACCGCCACGCCCTGGCACCCCGCCACGACGCGCTGCGGGCCGCGATCGGCGAGGAGTTGGACGGCCTGCTCGGTCGGACCGGGCAGCAGCCCGGGGCGTCCGAACAGGCCTGA